A single window of Shewanella sp. Choline-02u-19 DNA harbors:
- the oleD gene encoding 2-alkyl-3-oxoalkanoate reductase, protein MSDNNPLVPPLSVFALEEQTALINLKNYASHAFVTGAGGFLGKAICERLLAIGIKVTGFARGEHPLLSAMGVKMVKGDLADEAGVLTAMQGCDIVFHVASKAGVWGSKQSYFSPNVDGTRFIIKACKKSNISKLIYTSTPSVTFTGHDENGCDESAPYAEQYLNHYGESKAVAEKMMISASGDKTDAGQMLQTVSLRPHLIWGPGDPHLVPRVLERAKAGRLKLVGQQDKLVDTIYVGNAAFAHILAAERLCRANAAGLKAQCAGKAYYLSNDEPITMAEMLNKILACQSLPSVSKRVPTSLAYGVGAVLETVYHLLGKTEEPIMTRFVARQLSTSHYYNISAAKRDLGYSAIVSIDEGMQRLKKSLS, encoded by the coding sequence GTGTCTGACAATAACCCGTTAGTCCCCCCTTTGAGTGTCTTTGCCCTAGAAGAACAAACGGCACTGATTAATCTAAAAAATTACGCATCGCACGCATTTGTCACCGGCGCGGGTGGTTTTTTAGGTAAAGCCATTTGTGAACGCTTGCTTGCGATTGGCATTAAGGTGACAGGGTTCGCCCGTGGTGAACACCCCTTGCTGTCAGCGATGGGCGTGAAGATGGTAAAGGGCGATCTTGCTGACGAAGCAGGGGTATTAACGGCGATGCAAGGCTGCGATATTGTATTTCATGTGGCCTCTAAAGCGGGTGTTTGGGGTAGCAAGCAGAGCTATTTTTCACCCAATGTTGATGGAACTCGATTTATCATCAAGGCTTGCAAAAAATCCAATATCAGCAAACTTATATACACCAGCACCCCAAGCGTTACGTTTACAGGCCATGATGAAAATGGCTGTGATGAATCAGCGCCGTATGCAGAGCAATATCTTAATCATTATGGTGAATCTAAAGCGGTTGCCGAAAAGATGATGATCAGCGCCAGTGGTGATAAAACCGATGCAGGACAAATGCTGCAGACGGTGTCATTAAGGCCACACCTTATTTGGGGGCCAGGTGACCCACATTTGGTACCACGGGTACTTGAACGTGCTAAAGCAGGGCGTTTAAAGCTGGTGGGTCAGCAAGATAAGTTAGTCGATACTATCTACGTCGGTAACGCGGCCTTTGCACATATCTTAGCGGCAGAGCGGTTATGCAGAGCAAATGCAGCAGGACTAAAAGCGCAGTGCGCTGGCAAAGCCTATTATTTGAGTAATGATGAGCCGATTACCATGGCTGAGATGCTGAATAAAATTTTGGCATGCCAATCACTGCCAAGCGTCAGTAAGCGGGTACCCACTTCACTTGCTTATGGCGTTGGCGCAGTATTGGAAACGGTTTACCATCTATTAGGTAAAACGGAAGAACCTATAATGACCCGTTTTGTTGCAAGGCAGCTTTCCACCAGTCACTATTATAATATCAGCGCCGCGAAACGCGATCTAGGTTATAGCGCAATAGTTAGTA
- the oleC gene encoding olefin beta-lactone synthetase yields the protein MISPLERQHVGANLCRHLVDAANHIPDSLAVAVQHSRGQALDRLSYEEMDFQTLNAKSDHIAAALIQFGLTPGMKAVLMVTPSIDFFCLTFALFKAGIIPILVDPGMGIKNLKQCFIEAKPDVFIGIPKAHVARRLFGWGKHSVNHLISVGGGRLVNGLTGAVNLEQIVKECDNTTFKLQWLADDAMAAILFTSGSTGTPKGVVYSHKMFEAQISALKHDYAIKSGERDLATFPLFSLFGPALGMASIVPDMDASKPITANPEFIFAAIEKYQCSNMFVNPALIERLGQAGSRTNHQLTSIKRVISAGAPATISSIKRFSAMLNSDVEVLNSYGATESLPLSKIGSQSLFNTTTITDNGGGICVGSAISGVDISIIDIDESPIENWHDRLSLPPYQIGEIVVKGPMVSRAYYQRESATIAAKINDGGFIRHRMGDLGYLDDKGLLWMCGRKAHRVDAITADNGIQRYYSIPSERIFNTLPDIKRSALVGVMIAGKLTPLVCIELNQAAACSKSSLLYAQLRTLAEQHSHTQGIERFLIHPDFPVDIRHNAKIFREKLAVWAQKQIKE from the coding sequence ATGATTAGCCCGCTTGAGCGTCAGCACGTTGGTGCCAATCTTTGTCGTCATCTTGTCGACGCTGCCAACCACATACCTGACTCTCTTGCTGTTGCTGTACAACACTCCCGCGGTCAAGCACTTGACCGCTTAAGCTATGAAGAGATGGACTTTCAAACGCTTAATGCTAAAAGCGATCACATCGCTGCCGCATTGATCCAGTTTGGGCTGACTCCAGGCATGAAAGCGGTGCTGATGGTCACTCCCAGTATCGATTTCTTCTGTTTGACCTTTGCGCTGTTTAAAGCGGGTATTATCCCTATTTTGGTCGATCCTGGAATGGGAATTAAAAACCTCAAACAGTGTTTTATTGAGGCCAAACCAGATGTGTTTATAGGGATCCCTAAAGCGCATGTCGCTAGACGTTTGTTTGGCTGGGGCAAGCACAGTGTCAACCACCTGATCTCAGTGGGTGGTGGTAGGCTCGTTAATGGCTTAACGGGTGCCGTTAACCTAGAACAAATAGTCAAAGAGTGTGATAACACCACCTTTAAACTGCAATGGCTAGCGGATGACGCTATGGCGGCGATTCTGTTTACCAGTGGCAGTACGGGCACGCCAAAAGGGGTGGTCTATTCCCATAAAATGTTTGAAGCACAAATTAGTGCGCTTAAACATGATTACGCCATCAAATCGGGTGAGCGCGATTTGGCCACTTTCCCGCTATTCTCCTTATTTGGGCCCGCGTTGGGCATGGCATCGATTGTGCCAGACATGGATGCAAGTAAACCTATTACAGCCAATCCCGAATTTATCTTTGCTGCTATTGAAAAGTATCAATGCAGCAATATGTTTGTTAACCCGGCATTGATAGAGCGTTTAGGTCAAGCGGGAAGTCGCACCAATCACCAACTCACCAGTATCAAGCGAGTGATATCGGCTGGCGCCCCCGCAACCATCTCATCGATTAAACGCTTTAGCGCTATGCTCAATAGTGATGTTGAAGTGCTTAATTCTTATGGCGCGACAGAGTCTCTACCTTTAAGTAAAATTGGCAGCCAATCGCTATTTAATACCACCACTATTACCGACAATGGGGGTGGGATCTGTGTTGGAAGTGCCATTTCAGGCGTTGATATCTCGATTATCGATATTGATGAAAGCCCAATTGAAAACTGGCACGACAGACTATCGCTCCCCCCGTATCAGATTGGCGAAATTGTGGTTAAAGGCCCGATGGTGAGCCGCGCTTATTACCAAAGAGAAAGCGCGACCATAGCGGCTAAAATCAACGACGGCGGATTCATTCGACACCGAATGGGCGACTTGGGTTATCTTGATGATAAAGGCTTATTGTGGATGTGTGGGCGTAAAGCGCATCGCGTAGATGCAATAACCGCGGATAACGGGATTCAACGTTACTACTCCATTCCAAGTGAGCGGATTTTTAATACCCTTCCTGATATTAAGCGCAGTGCGCTTGTGGGTGTGATGATTGCGGGTAAATTAACCCCGTTAGTCTGTATTGAGCTTAATCAAGCAGCGGCCTGTTCAAAGTCGAGCTTATTGTACGCTCAATTACGAACGTTGGCAGAGCAACACAGCCACACACAGGGGATTGAGCGTTTTCTCATTCACCCTGATTTCCCCGTCGATATTCGCCACAACGCCAAAATATTTAGAGAGAAATTGGCCGTTTGGGCCCAGAAACAGATCAAGGAATAG
- a CDS encoding alpha/beta fold hydrolase, with translation MLDTLHPFKRNYLDRNGNKLQYVNEGSGDPVVMVHGNPSWSFYYRNLISALSGKHQCIVPDHIGCGLSDKPDDSGYDYTLKSRIDDLEALLEHLDVKDNITLVVHDWGGMIGMGYAARYPERIKRLVILNTGAFHLPKTKPFPWALSICRNTLLGTCLVRGFNAFSSAASYVGVKRKPMHKDIRQAYVAPFNSWANRISTLRFVQDIPLKPGDRNYEMVSDIAASLDKFANVPTVICWGLQDFVFDKHFLDEWKQRMPHAQVHEFADCGHYILEDASDEVIAHINTFIDENSIEAVQDSLA, from the coding sequence ATGTTAGACACCCTACACCCATTTAAACGTAATTATTTAGATAGAAACGGCAATAAACTTCAGTATGTGAATGAAGGTTCTGGCGACCCGGTCGTGATGGTTCACGGTAACCCGAGCTGGTCGTTTTATTATCGTAATCTTATTAGCGCGCTAAGCGGTAAGCATCAATGCATAGTGCCTGATCATATTGGTTGTGGCCTTTCTGATAAGCCTGATGACAGCGGTTACGATTACACTCTGAAAAGTCGTATAGACGATCTTGAAGCCTTGCTTGAGCATTTAGACGTTAAAGATAATATTACGCTTGTTGTCCACGATTGGGGCGGCATGATTGGTATGGGTTACGCTGCTCGCTATCCTGAACGTATTAAGCGTTTAGTTATTCTCAATACGGGCGCGTTTCACCTTCCGAAAACAAAACCTTTTCCGTGGGCGCTTTCAATCTGCCGTAATACCCTTCTAGGGACATGTTTGGTGCGTGGCTTTAATGCTTTCTCATCGGCAGCGTCTTATGTGGGTGTGAAGCGTAAGCCGATGCATAAAGATATCCGTCAGGCCTACGTTGCCCCGTTTAACTCGTGGGCAAACCGTATCTCCACTTTACGTTTTGTGCAGGATATTCCGTTAAAGCCGGGCGATCGTAATTATGAGATGGTGTCAGACATTGCCGCAAGCTTAGATAAGTTTGCCAATGTGCCCACCGTGATCTGCTGGGGACTGCAAGATTTTGTGTTTGATAAGCACTTTTTGGATGAATGGAAACAAAGAATGCCCCATGCACAAGTGCATGAGTTTGCTGATTGTGGCCACTATATTCTTGAGGACGCTAGCGATGAAGTCATTGCTCATATCAACACCTTCATCGATGAAAATAGCATTGAAGCAGTACAAGACTCGTTGGCGTAA
- a CDS encoding 3-oxoacyl-ACP synthase III: protein MKYSRVFINSMAYELAPEVVSTSELESRLAPLYKKFRIPMGQLAALTGIHERRWWPKGHRLSDGALAAAHKAIDETGVDISDLGAVVYTGVCRDQHEPATACRIAAELGVSKNTAIYDISNACLGVLSGILDIANRIELGQIKAGLVVSCESARHIVDITIDKMLAEPTMQNFASSLATLTGGSGAVAVLLTDGSLNLKGDRQHQLLGASHLSAPQHYDLCQWGLEEAGPQLYREFMRTNGVALLKEGVELARHTWSHFLDQRSWLVEQVDKVICHQVGSSNRRNVLQALNIPEEKEFPTYRLLGNMGTVSLPVTAAMAHDQGFLKSGDQVSFLGIGSGLNCMMLGLKW, encoded by the coding sequence ATGAAATATTCCCGCGTTTTTATCAATAGCATGGCCTACGAATTAGCGCCTGAAGTTGTTTCAACTTCGGAGCTTGAATCTCGTTTAGCGCCGTTATACAAAAAGTTTCGTATTCCGATGGGGCAACTTGCTGCATTGACTGGGATCCATGAAAGACGTTGGTGGCCAAAAGGGCACAGATTGTCTGACGGAGCATTAGCTGCGGCGCACAAGGCGATTGATGAAACTGGCGTCGATATCAGCGATTTAGGCGCAGTGGTTTACACTGGCGTTTGCCGTGACCAACATGAACCCGCAACAGCATGTCGTATCGCCGCTGAACTTGGCGTCTCTAAAAATACGGCAATTTATGATATCAGTAACGCGTGTTTAGGCGTGTTGTCAGGTATTTTAGATATTGCTAACCGCATTGAGTTAGGCCAAATCAAAGCCGGTCTGGTGGTTTCTTGTGAGTCTGCTCGCCATATTGTGGATATCACCATCGACAAAATGCTTGCTGAACCGACGATGCAAAACTTTGCATCGTCGCTAGCAACATTAACCGGTGGCTCTGGTGCCGTTGCTGTTTTGCTTACAGATGGCAGCCTCAATTTAAAAGGTGATCGTCAGCATCAGTTGTTAGGTGCAAGTCATCTTTCAGCGCCGCAACATTACGATTTGTGCCAATGGGGACTCGAAGAAGCGGGTCCGCAGTTATACCGCGAATTTATGCGCACCAATGGTGTGGCTTTGCTTAAAGAGGGTGTTGAGCTTGCGCGCCATACTTGGAGCCACTTCTTAGATCAGCGCAGCTGGTTAGTTGAGCAAGTAGATAAAGTTATTTGTCACCAAGTGGGTTCGTCAAATCGTCGTAATGTTCTGCAAGCACTTAACATTCCTGAAGAAAAAGAGTTTCCGACTTATAGATTACTGGGCAACATGGGCACGGTTTCATTGCCCGTTACCGCTGCTATGGCACATGACCAAGGCTTTTTGAAAAGCGGCGACCAAGTGAGCTTTTTAGGCATTGGTAGTGGCTTAAATTGCATGATGTTGGGGCTTAAGTGGTAA
- a CDS encoding methyltransferase, producing the protein MQQHNSPRSAFATQFKQLDSLLNLSRTLWQNRSFECRELPWGDAFPTLARSVWQIADDELDTIDACQLSLSERLLPSLKQDLQAAGSDWDLNLLLPEIAAAISTEPAEIIPSLNDVSTGSFNDESIWPLALLQANDMAHFSAHIKGRKWQQITAFVEHLPDTKLPVLEWCAGKGHLGRLIAKATGRSVVSLEWQQSLCAAGEQFADKWQLPQRFVCADAFAEQQGQLEEQQLAVALHACGDLHVTLLQHASNAGTRQVVISPCCYHLIQAQYYQPLSMTAKTSDLLLTRADLQLPLQQSMIASAKGNQYRLQEMAWRLGFDSLQREMRQVDEYLPIPSIKQSQLNGEFETFSRWAADTKKVPLIDSIDWAHYQANGRERQRLTRRIDLVAHLFRSVFEKWLLLDRVCFLEESGYQVKLSEFCSNSITPRNAIISAFK; encoded by the coding sequence ATGCAGCAACATAATAGCCCAAGATCAGCCTTTGCGACTCAATTCAAACAGCTCGACAGCTTGCTGAACTTGAGCCGTACACTTTGGCAAAACCGCAGTTTTGAATGTCGTGAATTACCCTGGGGTGATGCTTTTCCGACGCTAGCGAGATCGGTTTGGCAAATTGCAGATGATGAACTTGATACTATTGATGCCTGTCAGTTAAGCCTAAGTGAGCGATTACTACCGTCGTTAAAGCAAGATCTACAGGCCGCTGGAAGCGATTGGGACTTAAACTTATTACTCCCGGAGATTGCAGCGGCTATATCCACTGAGCCTGCAGAAATAATTCCATCATTAAATGATGTAAGCACTGGGTCATTTAATGATGAAAGTATTTGGCCATTAGCATTACTGCAAGCGAATGATATGGCCCATTTTAGTGCGCATATAAAAGGGCGTAAGTGGCAACAGATCACGGCTTTTGTTGAACATTTGCCGGATACTAAACTGCCTGTGCTTGAATGGTGTGCTGGAAAAGGGCATTTAGGGCGCTTGATCGCAAAAGCGACAGGGCGCAGCGTGGTAAGTTTAGAGTGGCAGCAGAGCCTGTGCGCTGCAGGTGAGCAGTTTGCAGATAAATGGCAGTTACCACAGCGTTTTGTCTGTGCTGATGCGTTTGCGGAGCAGCAAGGCCAGCTTGAGGAGCAACAGCTGGCTGTAGCGCTGCATGCTTGCGGTGATCTGCACGTTACCTTGTTACAGCACGCCAGTAATGCTGGGACTCGGCAAGTGGTGATATCGCCGTGTTGCTACCATCTTATTCAGGCTCAGTATTACCAGCCACTCTCAATGACGGCTAAAACAAGCGATCTGCTGTTGACTAGAGCAGATCTGCAGCTGCCTTTGCAACAAAGCATGATAGCCAGTGCTAAAGGTAATCAATATCGGCTGCAAGAGATGGCATGGCGCTTAGGATTCGATTCTTTGCAACGTGAGATGCGTCAAGTGGATGAGTATTTGCCTATTCCATCTATTAAGCAAAGTCAGCTCAATGGTGAGTTTGAAACGTTCAGTCGCTGGGCCGCAGACACCAAGAAAGTGCCCTTGATTGATTCGATAGACTGGGCACATTATCAAGCCAACGGGCGTGAACGACAGCGACTGACTCGTCGCATCGATTTGGTGGCCCATCTTTTCAGAAGCGTATTCGAAAAATGGCTATTACTTGACCGAGTTTGCTTTTTAGAAGAGAGCGGTTACCAAGTAAAGTTGAGTGAATTTTGTTCAAACAGTATTACGCCTCGAAATGCGATAATTAGTGCATTTAAATAG
- a CDS encoding chemotaxis protein — MKAVFRFCFVIVTAVLVAGCSLLEIKLESGIEPLPKDQLNMRVFSRDFSTVFYSQVESAADLIERNSDSVPIKSNTLMWKINAEQNLQHTIFQASPTAAMVDTWVFTEQMVQFFESGAGKNVFGEQQQTAIDVSQHLRDQFERTIKKFGAASFQKNQNFVKQYVALYPINDMSFTRQSAFTDWLEYNEINEFDAVTTFGTVPEVMSDISDRMAMIAEQMPKILGWKAELYALHSNINADEVQATLMSISDTSAKFQQLMAQSPEMMQALAVDLRRELTPLLAQLSASTDDKLAQLSVERQALELMVKNERIALEAMVTRERAAAAVDLEKISEQTVKVVFEEITKTLKSLILYFVLFLLVVFFAPLGLGVWLGRRMQVKKQDSIAP, encoded by the coding sequence ATGAAAGCGGTGTTTCGCTTTTGCTTTGTCATTGTTACGGCTGTGTTGGTTGCCGGGTGTTCCCTGTTAGAGATCAAGTTAGAAAGTGGCATTGAGCCGTTACCTAAAGATCAGTTAAATATGCGCGTTTTTAGCCGAGATTTTAGTACGGTATTTTATAGTCAGGTGGAAAGTGCCGCCGATCTAATAGAGCGCAACAGCGACAGTGTTCCCATTAAGTCGAATACACTGATGTGGAAAATTAATGCCGAGCAGAATCTGCAACATACCATATTTCAAGCATCTCCTACTGCAGCCATGGTTGATACCTGGGTGTTTACCGAACAAATGGTGCAATTCTTTGAATCCGGCGCCGGTAAGAATGTGTTTGGTGAACAGCAGCAAACGGCTATCGACGTGAGTCAGCATCTGAGAGATCAGTTTGAACGCACGATTAAAAAATTTGGTGCGGCAAGTTTCCAAAAGAACCAGAATTTCGTTAAGCAATATGTTGCACTGTACCCGATTAATGATATGTCATTTACGCGTCAGTCAGCCTTTACTGATTGGTTAGAGTACAATGAAATCAATGAGTTTGATGCGGTAACCACCTTTGGTACCGTGCCTGAGGTAATGAGTGATATTTCTGACAGAATGGCAATGATTGCCGAGCAAATGCCAAAGATATTGGGCTGGAAAGCAGAGCTTTATGCATTACATTCCAATATTAACGCCGATGAAGTGCAAGCCACTTTAATGAGTATTAGTGATACCTCAGCCAAGTTTCAGCAACTCATGGCGCAAAGCCCCGAGATGATGCAAGCGCTAGCGGTCGATCTGCGCAGAGAGTTAACGCCACTGTTAGCGCAATTGAGTGCATCAACAGACGATAAGCTGGCGCAATTGTCAGTTGAGCGACAAGCGCTAGAGTTGATGGTGAAAAACGAGCGTATTGCATTAGAAGCCATGGTGACGAGAGAGCGCGCTGCAGCGGCAGTTGATTTAGAGAAAATATCTGAGCAAACCGTTAAAGTGGTTTTTGAAGAGATCACTAAAACGCTCAAGAGCCTAATACTCTATTTTGTATTGTTCTTGCTGGTGGTCTTTTTTGCTCCGCTGGGGCTTGGCGTATGGCTGGGAAGGCGGATGCAAGTTAAAAAGCAAGATTCAATAGCGCCATAA
- a CDS encoding DUF1289 domain-containing protein — protein MQSPCVARCGLNEDDYCMGCYRHIDEIVGWGNASDETKARVWTKLEQRKADMLDGENSAILSRAKWLEAEARLKATEDGSI, from the coding sequence ATGCAATCACCCTGCGTGGCTCGCTGTGGGCTAAATGAAGATGATTACTGTATGGGTTGTTATCGCCATATTGACGAAATAGTAGGATGGGGTAACGCCAGCGATGAGACCAAAGCGCGAGTGTGGACCAAACTTGAACAACGTAAGGCCGACATGCTTGATGGCGAAAATAGTGCTATTTTAAGCCGCGCTAAATGGTTGGAAGCCGAAGCAAGACTTAAAGCAACCGAAGACGGTTCAATTTAA
- a CDS encoding YajD family HNH nuclease, whose translation MAAAPGQSKLDKVLAEARDYKAKRETGYREQALKLYPWVCGRCTREFNNANLRELTVHHRDHNHDNNPSDGTNWELLCLYCHDNEHSKFEELIQYGATTEVKMDTATYNPFADLKSMLNKK comes from the coding sequence ATGGCAGCAGCACCAGGGCAAAGTAAGTTAGATAAAGTACTAGCCGAAGCACGAGATTATAAAGCCAAGCGTGAAACGGGTTACCGTGAGCAAGCACTTAAGCTTTATCCTTGGGTATGTGGCCGTTGTACTCGTGAGTTTAACAATGCGAACTTGCGCGAATTGACAGTGCATCATCGTGATCATAACCACGACAATAACCCATCCGATGGTACCAACTGGGAATTACTCTGTTTATATTGTCACGACAATGAGCATTCAAAGTTTGAAGAATTGATCCAGTACGGCGCCACGACCGAAGTTAAGATGGACACTGCGACGTACAATCCCTTCGCCGATCTAAAAAGTATGCTCAACAAAAAGTAA
- a CDS encoding BCCT family transporter, translating to MSIKSSINPPVFFSSVFLITLMVLTTAIWPNQAQDFFKIVQSWFELKAGWLYILGVAVFLIFVIFVMVSRFGDIKLGPDHSEPDYSYKSWIAMLFSAGMGIGLMFFGVAEPVMHYLAPPDADPQTIQAAKDAMKITFFHWGIHAWAIYAVVALSLAYFSYRHKLPLLPRSALYPIFGERIFGPIGHAVDTFAVLGTMFGVATSLGFGVLQVNSGLNYLLGVPVNAYVQVGLIIVISLIATVSVFSGLDKGVKRLSELNLGLAILLLVFILIFGPTVELLQAFVQNTGGYLSDIVGKTFNLYAYEQKNDWLGGWTLLYWGWWISWSPFVGTFIARVSRGRTIREFLIGVLFVPSAFTFLWMTVFGNSAIDAIMNQGATYLSDAVSSDVSVALFVFFEHMPFSTLLSTIALCLVITFFVTSSDSGSLVIDNLTSGGDHNAPVWQRIFWAMLQGIVASVLLLAGGLQALQTAAIASALPFLIVMLLMCFGLFKALQDDWLKINSVQSHNTSVQFTKTNVSWEDHIDVLVSHPSEAQALGFLEEVAKPALNKVCETFNSKGVAAELKNFDSRIRFVIANEEHDDFVYGLRIRAFSITNPIESEVAEGDSEYYRVEVFLEHGGQHYDVMGFTQEQVLADVVTQYEKYLHYLHLSSSEYLGSEV from the coding sequence ATGTCGATTAAATCGAGTATTAATCCACCTGTTTTTTTCTCTTCTGTTTTCCTGATCACTTTAATGGTTCTGACCACCGCTATTTGGCCGAACCAAGCGCAAGACTTCTTTAAAATTGTACAATCCTGGTTTGAGTTAAAAGCTGGCTGGCTTTATATCCTAGGCGTCGCAGTGTTTTTAATTTTTGTCATCTTCGTGATGGTGTCGCGTTTTGGCGATATTAAACTTGGCCCTGATCACTCTGAACCTGATTACAGCTATAAAAGCTGGATAGCCATGTTGTTCTCCGCGGGCATGGGTATTGGTTTGATGTTTTTTGGTGTTGCAGAGCCGGTGATGCACTATCTTGCGCCGCCAGATGCCGATCCACAGACGATACAAGCTGCAAAAGATGCCATGAAGATTACGTTCTTCCATTGGGGCATTCACGCATGGGCTATATACGCCGTAGTGGCGCTGAGTTTAGCGTACTTCTCATATCGTCATAAACTACCATTGCTGCCTAGAAGCGCACTTTATCCAATATTTGGTGAGCGTATTTTTGGTCCTATCGGCCATGCTGTCGATACCTTTGCGGTATTGGGTACCATGTTTGGTGTGGCAACATCGCTTGGTTTTGGTGTGCTGCAGGTCAATTCAGGCCTTAACTATCTACTGGGTGTGCCTGTAAATGCTTACGTCCAAGTGGGCTTAATTATCGTTATTTCGCTTATTGCCACTGTATCGGTGTTCTCCGGCCTTGATAAAGGGGTGAAACGCTTAAGTGAACTTAACTTAGGTTTGGCGATACTATTACTTGTTTTCATATTGATATTTGGCCCAACAGTAGAACTGTTACAAGCTTTTGTACAAAACACTGGCGGCTACTTGAGCGACATTGTTGGTAAGACATTTAACTTATATGCCTATGAGCAGAAGAACGATTGGCTCGGTGGTTGGACGTTACTTTATTGGGGCTGGTGGATCTCATGGTCACCATTTGTAGGGACTTTTATTGCTCGTGTGTCACGTGGTCGTACTATCCGTGAGTTTCTAATCGGTGTGCTATTTGTGCCATCGGCGTTTACCTTCTTATGGATGACAGTATTTGGTAATTCTGCCATTGACGCCATAATGAACCAAGGCGCAACTTATTTATCTGATGCGGTTTCATCAGATGTATCTGTAGCGCTATTTGTGTTTTTTGAGCACATGCCATTTTCTACCTTGTTATCGACAATCGCATTATGTTTGGTAATAACCTTCTTCGTCACTTCATCAGATTCAGGTTCGTTGGTGATTGATAACTTAACCTCGGGTGGCGATCACAATGCACCCGTATGGCAACGGATTTTCTGGGCCATGTTACAAGGCATAGTGGCGTCAGTACTGTTGTTAGCAGGCGGGTTACAAGCCTTACAAACAGCAGCGATAGCCAGTGCATTGCCGTTTCTAATTGTGATGCTGCTGATGTGTTTTGGACTGTTTAAAGCATTGCAGGATGATTGGTTAAAGATCAATAGCGTGCAATCCCATAATACCAGCGTGCAATTCACCAAGACTAACGTCAGTTGGGAAGATCATATCGATGTTCTTGTCTCACATCCTAGTGAGGCTCAAGCGTTAGGTTTCTTGGAAGAAGTGGCAAAACCCGCATTAAATAAGGTCTGTGAGACTTTTAATAGCAAGGGCGTAGCGGCAGAGTTAAAGAACTTTGATAGTCGTATTCGCTTCGTCATTGCTAACGAGGAACATGATGACTTTGTTTATGGATTGCGGATCCGTGCCTTTAGTATTACCAACCCGATTGAAAGCGAAGTTGCAGAAGGTGACTCTGAGTATTATCGGGTTGAAGTATTTTTAGAACACGGTGGACAACATTACGATGTGATGGGCTTTACTCAGGAGCAAGTATTGGCTGATGTGGTTACGCAGTACGAGAAGTACCTGCATTATCTCCATCTTTCCAGTTCTGAGTATTTAGGCAGTGAAGTCTAG
- the phoU gene encoding phosphate signaling complex protein PhoU has translation MENMNLNKHISGQFNAELDDIRNRVLTMGGLVERQLEQSLDALAALDSELAQKVIEGDHKVNGMEVAIDEECTRIIAKRQPAASDLRLVLAISKTITDLERIGDACVKIAKAALDKRSKNQQPLLVSIENMGRHATRTLHATLDALARMDADVALELHKEDAKLDKEYEGIIRQLMTYMMADPRSIPEVLDVLWAARAVERVGDRCQNICEYIIYYVKGKDVRHISYEEMERDLNF, from the coding sequence ATGGAAAACATGAACTTAAATAAACATATCTCTGGTCAGTTCAATGCTGAACTGGATGATATTCGTAATCGTGTATTGACGATGGGCGGGCTTGTTGAACGTCAGCTAGAGCAGTCTCTTGATGCTTTAGCGGCACTAGACTCTGAGCTAGCTCAGAAAGTAATTGAAGGTGACCACAAAGTGAATGGCATGGAAGTCGCCATTGATGAAGAGTGCACCCGCATCATTGCTAAGCGCCAACCCGCGGCAAGTGATTTACGCCTAGTATTGGCGATATCTAAAACCATTACCGATTTAGAACGTATTGGCGATGCGTGTGTGAAGATAGCAAAAGCGGCGCTGGACAAGCGCTCTAAAAATCAACAGCCTTTGCTGGTGAGCATTGAAAATATGGGCCGCCATGCGACGCGTACTTTGCATGCCACTCTGGATGCGTTAGCGCGTATGGACGCTGATGTGGCGCTAGAGCTGCATAAAGAAGATGCCAAGCTCGACAAAGAGTATGAAGGGATTATTCGTCAGTTGATGACCTATATGATGGCCGACCCTAGATCTATCCCAGAAGTACTTGATGTGCTTTGGGCGGCTCGTGCTGTAGAGCGTGTTGGCGATCGTTGTCAGAATATTTGCGAATACATCATCTATTACGTTAAAGGTAAAGATGTACGTCATATCTCCTATGAAGAGATGGAGAGAGACTTGAACTTCTAG